In a genomic window of Streptomyces roseoviridis:
- a CDS encoding LacI family DNA-binding transcriptional regulator, protein MADIARRPEHRYGNRPTMKDVAARAGVGLKTVSRVVNGEAGVTPDTERRVQEAIDALGFRRNDSARVLRKGRTASVGLVLEDLADPFYGPLSRAVEEVARAHGALLINGSSAEDPERERELALALCARRVDGLIVIPAGADHRYLEPEIRAGVATVFVDRPAGGIDADVVLSDSFGGARAGVAHLIAHGHRRIGFIGDRPRIHTATERLRGYRAAMEDAGLAVADGWVSLGPTDPERVTAAVGAMLSGPEPVTALFAGNNRVTVTAVRVLAARERPVALVGFDDIELADLLGITVIAQDAAALGRTAAERLFRRLDGGEEAPATVVLETALLARGSGEIPPPADG, encoded by the coding sequence GTGGCCGACATCGCCCGCCGCCCCGAGCACCGTTACGGCAATCGGCCCACGATGAAGGACGTCGCCGCGCGGGCCGGCGTCGGCCTCAAGACCGTCTCGCGGGTCGTCAACGGCGAGGCGGGCGTCACGCCGGACACCGAACGCCGGGTCCAGGAGGCCATCGACGCGCTGGGCTTCCGCCGCAACGACAGTGCGCGGGTGCTGCGCAAGGGACGCACGGCGTCGGTCGGGCTGGTCCTTGAGGACCTGGCCGACCCCTTCTACGGGCCGCTCAGCCGCGCCGTCGAGGAGGTGGCCCGGGCGCACGGGGCGCTGCTCATCAACGGTTCCAGCGCGGAGGACCCGGAGCGCGAGCGGGAACTGGCGCTCGCGCTGTGCGCGCGGCGCGTGGACGGACTGATCGTCATCCCGGCGGGCGCGGACCACCGTTACCTGGAGCCGGAGATCCGGGCCGGTGTGGCCACCGTCTTCGTGGACCGCCCCGCGGGCGGGATCGACGCGGACGTGGTCCTCTCGGACAGCTTCGGCGGCGCCCGGGCGGGCGTGGCGCACCTGATCGCGCACGGCCACCGCCGGATCGGCTTCATCGGTGACCGGCCCCGCATCCACACCGCGACGGAGCGGCTGCGCGGTTACCGGGCGGCGATGGAGGACGCGGGCCTCGCGGTGGCCGACGGGTGGGTGTCGCTCGGGCCGACCGATCCGGAGCGGGTGACGGCGGCGGTCGGCGCGATGCTGTCCGGCCCGGAGCCGGTGACGGCGCTGTTCGCGGGCAACAACCGGGTGACGGTGACCGCGGTGCGGGTCCTGGCGGCGCGGGAACGGCCGGTGGCCCTCGTCGGATTCGACGACATCGAGCTCGCCGACCTGCTCGGGATCACGGTCATCGCCCAGGACGCGGCGGCCCTGGGCCGGACGGCGGCGGAACGCCTCTTCCGGCGCCTGGACGGTGGCGAGGAGGCGCCGGCGACGGTCGTCCTGGAGACGGCGCTCCTGGCCCGCGGTTCGGGCGAGATCCCGCCCCCGGCGGACGGCTGA
- a CDS encoding flavin reductase family protein, with amino-acid sequence MTVSPELRTLPTIPRPADTPAAGAPHPGSPDLLRSVFRQHAAGVAVITAHGERPVGFTATSLNSVAADPPLLSFGVGTGSSSWPVLAEAEHVGVHILGEHQQELAGTFARSGADRFAEPTRWSPGPEGVPVLDGVLAWLVGRVVARVPAGDHRIVIAEVVAGDPAGPGDGAPGAPGRPLLYHQGRFNALRD; translated from the coding sequence ATGACGGTCTCGCCCGAGCTCCGCACGCTCCCGACGATTCCCCGCCCCGCCGACACCCCCGCGGCCGGCGCACCCCACCCCGGCTCTCCCGACCTGCTCCGCTCCGTCTTCCGGCAGCACGCCGCCGGAGTCGCGGTGATCACCGCGCACGGCGAACGTCCGGTCGGCTTCACCGCCACCTCCCTCAACTCCGTGGCCGCCGACCCTCCGCTGCTCTCCTTCGGCGTGGGCACCGGCTCCTCCAGCTGGCCGGTGCTCGCCGAGGCCGAGCACGTCGGCGTCCACATACTCGGCGAGCACCAGCAGGAGCTGGCCGGCACCTTCGCCCGCAGCGGCGCCGACCGCTTCGCCGAGCCCACCCGCTGGAGCCCGGGCCCGGAGGGCGTTCCCGTCCTCGACGGCGTCCTCGCCTGGCTCGTCGGCCGGGTGGTGGCCCGGGTCCCGGCCGGGGACCACCGGATCGTCATAGCCGAGGTCGTCGCCGGCGATCCCGCCGGCCCCGGCGACGGCGCCCCCGGAGCGCCGGGCCGTCCGCTGCTGTACCACCAGGGACGCTTCAACGCGCTGCGCGACTGA
- a CDS encoding MBL fold metallo-hydrolase, with translation MDLVEITPRLHMLRFPIGQAYLWRDGSGDDPELTLIDAGWAGAADEIVSGLSGAGLDPSRIRRIVLTHCHRDHVGAAGQLAERFGAEILAHALDAPVIRGELPVPEPDLLDWELPLYAHGLTVPEAPPTRVDREVADGEPLGFGDGAVALHTPGHTPGSLAVHLPRHGVLFTGDTVASVPDVMFGVFHVDRAEALSSMRRLAALRPSVLCCGHGEPVTADTAERLAKAAG, from the coding sequence ATGGACCTCGTGGAGATCACACCCCGCCTGCACATGCTGCGCTTCCCCATCGGCCAGGCCTATCTGTGGCGCGACGGCTCCGGGGACGACCCGGAGCTGACCCTGATCGACGCCGGCTGGGCGGGTGCGGCCGACGAGATCGTGTCGGGGCTGAGCGGGGCGGGACTCGATCCGTCCCGCATCCGGCGGATCGTGCTGACCCACTGCCACCGCGACCACGTGGGCGCGGCAGGGCAGCTCGCGGAGCGCTTCGGCGCCGAGATCCTGGCGCACGCCCTGGATGCCCCGGTGATCCGGGGTGAACTCCCGGTCCCCGAGCCGGATCTGCTCGACTGGGAGCTGCCGCTGTACGCGCACGGGCTCACCGTCCCGGAGGCGCCGCCGACCCGGGTGGACCGGGAGGTCGCGGACGGCGAGCCGCTCGGTTTCGGCGACGGCGCCGTGGCCCTGCACACCCCCGGCCACACGCCCGGTTCGCTCGCGGTCCATCTCCCGCGTCACGGGGTGCTGTTCACCGGCGACACGGTGGCCTCGGTGCCGGACGTGATGTTCGGCGTCTTCCACGTGGACCGCGCCGAGGCCCTGTCCTCGATGCGCCGGCTGGCCGCACTGCGTCCGTCGGTGCTGTGCTGCGGGCACGGCGAGCCGGTGACCGCCGACACGGCCGAACGGCTGGCGAAGGCGGCGGGTTGA
- a CDS encoding electron transfer flavoprotein subunit beta/FixA family protein encodes MSLRIVVCVKYVPDATGDRKFADDLTVDRDDVDGLLSELDEYAVEQALQIAEEADDAEVTVLTVGPEDAKDALRKALSMGADKAVHVEDDDLHGTDVMGTSLVLAKAIEKTGYDLVITGMASTDGTMGVLPAILAERLGVPQVTLLSEVSLEDGVVKGRRDGDTASEQLEASLPAVVSVTDQSGEARYPSFKGIMAAKKKPVESLDLSDLDIEADEVGLEGAWTKVDSADERPARTAGTIVKDEGEGGKQLAEFLASQKFI; translated from the coding sequence GTGAGCTTGAGGATCGTTGTCTGTGTGAAGTACGTGCCGGACGCCACTGGCGACCGGAAGTTCGCCGATGACCTGACGGTCGACCGCGACGACGTCGACGGCCTCCTTTCGGAGCTCGACGAGTACGCGGTCGAGCAGGCGCTGCAGATCGCCGAAGAGGCGGACGACGCCGAGGTCACCGTGCTCACGGTCGGCCCGGAGGACGCCAAGGACGCCCTGCGCAAGGCGCTGTCCATGGGCGCCGACAAGGCCGTCCACGTCGAGGACGACGACCTGCACGGCACCGACGTCATGGGCACCTCGCTGGTGCTCGCCAAGGCGATCGAGAAGACCGGCTACGACCTGGTCATCACCGGCATGGCCTCCACCGACGGCACCATGGGCGTGCTCCCGGCCATCCTCGCCGAGCGCCTGGGCGTCCCGCAGGTCACCCTGCTCTCCGAGGTCTCCCTCGAGGACGGCGTCGTGAAGGGCCGCCGTGACGGCGACACCGCCTCCGAGCAGCTGGAGGCCTCGCTTCCGGCCGTCGTCTCCGTGACGGACCAGTCGGGCGAGGCCCGTTACCCGTCCTTCAAGGGCATCATGGCGGCCAAGAAGAAGCCGGTGGAGTCCCTGGACCTCTCCGACCTCGACATCGAGGCCGACGAGGTCGGCCTGGAGGGCGCCTGGACCAAGGTCGACTCGGCCGACGAGCGCCCGGCGCGCACCGCGGGCACGATCGTCAAGGACGAGGGCGAGGGCGGCAAGCAGCTGGCCGAGTTCCTCGCGAGCCAGAAGTTCATCTAG
- a CDS encoding lysophospholipid acyltransferase family protein codes for MAELVYRPVIGAALTMFKALDLKIDTQGSQHIPRQGGAVIVSNHISYLDFIFTGLAALPQKRLVRFMAKDAVFRHKVSGPLMRAMKHIPVDRAQGEHAYEHALSALRAGEIVGVFPEATISQSFTLKSFKSGAARLAQEAGVPLIPMALWGTQRIWTKGRPRNFRRSHIPVTIRVGEPVEAPADQFAGAITRRLRGRVQELLEAAQRAYPVRPKDAGDTWWVPAHLGGTAPTPEELKAAERGDGIQ; via the coding sequence ATGGCAGAGCTTGTCTATCGACCGGTCATCGGCGCCGCCCTCACGATGTTCAAGGCGCTGGACCTGAAGATCGACACTCAGGGTTCGCAGCACATCCCCCGCCAGGGCGGGGCGGTCATCGTGAGCAACCACATCAGCTATCTGGACTTCATCTTCACCGGTCTCGCCGCGCTGCCGCAGAAGCGGCTGGTCCGGTTCATGGCGAAGGACGCGGTGTTCCGGCACAAGGTGTCCGGGCCGCTGATGCGGGCGATGAAGCACATCCCGGTGGACCGGGCGCAGGGCGAGCACGCCTACGAGCACGCACTGAGCGCGCTGCGGGCGGGCGAGATCGTCGGCGTCTTCCCCGAGGCGACCATCTCGCAGTCCTTCACGCTGAAGAGCTTCAAGTCCGGTGCGGCGCGCCTCGCGCAGGAGGCCGGCGTGCCGCTGATCCCGATGGCGCTGTGGGGCACCCAGCGCATCTGGACCAAGGGCCGGCCGCGCAATTTCCGGCGCAGCCACATTCCGGTCACCATCCGCGTCGGCGAGCCGGTGGAGGCGCCGGCCGACCAGTTCGCGGGGGCGATCACCCGGCGGCTGCGCGGGCGGGTCCAGGAGCTCCTGGAGGCGGCGCAGCGCGCGTACCCGGTGCGCCCCAAGGACGCGGGTGACACGTGGTGGGTGCCCGCGCACCTCGGGGGCACGGCGCCGACGCCGGAGGAGCTCAAGGCCGCCGAGCGCGGCGACGGCATCCAGTAG
- a CDS encoding DUF6986 family protein, producing the protein MGQQEKVSTSLAGAVSEDISASLAAVDAELDRRYPGDPGTRQPVHTVYVPGNAFDAGTIRSWGDQALAALDEHAPDAATFAAVLGLADDLAEDVYGRVRAKLEREPIEDLRVDFEDGYAGTDEDHDAARAARIITDAYADLSAAPYMGIRMKCMEAAVRDRGIRTTDVFLTGLMENGGLPDGLVLTLPKVTYPEQVTAFVRLLEAFEKAHGLDTGRLGFEIQIETSQAILAADGTATVARMIDAAEGRATGLHYGTFDYSACLGVSAAYQASDHPAADHAKAIMQVAAAGTGVRVSDGSTNVLPVGPTTHVHEAWKLHYGLTRRALARAYYQGWDMHPGHIPTRYAAVFAFYREGFETAAKRLSAYANHAGGDVMDEPATAKALSSYLLRGIDCGALDTAEVDALTGLTRADLARFAAPRRGDLTATNQ; encoded by the coding sequence ATGGGTCAGCAGGAGAAGGTGTCGACGAGCCTCGCGGGCGCGGTCAGCGAGGACATCAGCGCCTCCCTCGCCGCCGTGGACGCCGAGCTGGACCGCCGCTACCCGGGAGACCCCGGCACCCGCCAGCCCGTCCACACCGTCTACGTCCCCGGCAACGCCTTCGACGCGGGCACCATCCGCTCCTGGGGCGACCAGGCCCTCGCCGCCCTCGACGAGCACGCCCCCGACGCCGCCACCTTCGCCGCCGTCCTCGGCCTCGCCGACGACCTCGCCGAGGACGTCTACGGCCGCGTCCGCGCCAAGCTGGAGCGCGAGCCCATCGAGGACCTCCGGGTCGACTTCGAGGACGGCTACGCGGGGACGGACGAGGACCACGACGCCGCCCGCGCCGCCCGGATCATCACCGACGCCTACGCCGACCTCAGCGCCGCCCCGTACATGGGCATCCGCATGAAGTGCATGGAGGCCGCCGTACGCGACCGCGGCATCCGCACCACCGACGTCTTCCTGACCGGCCTCATGGAGAACGGCGGCCTGCCCGACGGCCTCGTCCTCACCCTCCCCAAGGTCACCTACCCCGAGCAGGTCACCGCCTTCGTCCGCCTCCTCGAAGCCTTCGAGAAGGCCCACGGCCTCGACACCGGCCGCCTCGGCTTCGAGATCCAGATCGAGACCAGCCAGGCCATCCTCGCCGCCGACGGCACCGCCACCGTCGCCCGCATGATCGACGCCGCCGAGGGCCGCGCCACCGGCCTGCACTACGGCACCTTCGACTACAGCGCCTGCCTCGGCGTCTCCGCCGCCTACCAGGCCAGCGACCACCCCGCCGCCGACCACGCCAAGGCGATCATGCAGGTCGCCGCCGCCGGCACCGGCGTACGCGTCTCCGACGGTTCCACCAACGTCCTGCCCGTGGGCCCCACCACCCACGTCCACGAGGCGTGGAAGCTCCACTACGGCCTCACCCGCCGTGCCCTGGCCCGCGCCTACTACCAGGGCTGGGACATGCACCCCGGCCACATCCCCACCCGCTACGCCGCCGTCTTCGCCTTCTACCGCGAGGGGTTCGAGACCGCCGCCAAGCGCCTGTCCGCCTACGCCAACCACGCCGGCGGCGACGTCATGGACGAGCCCGCCACCGCCAAGGCCCTCAGCTCCTACCTGCTGCGCGGCATCGACTGCGGCGCCCTCGACACCGCCGAGGTCGACGCCCTCACCGGCCTCACCCGCGCCGACCTCGCCCGCTTCGCCGCCCCGCGCCGCGGCGACCTGACGGCGACGAACCAGTAG
- a CDS encoding serine/threonine-protein kinase, with protein sequence MSSGENERLAGRYRVVRQLGRGGMGIVWRAVDEVLGREVAVKELRTYNDASGPELDDLRLRMQREARAAARVRHPGVVAVHDVTEHQGRPVIVMELVDGPSLDGVLGERGTLPPREAARIGAAVLEALAAAHDVGVLHRDVKPGNVLLDRSGRIVLTDFGIAAMDDPGDGSATHLTRSGEIVGSLDYLAPERAQGQQPGPASDVWALGATLYAAVEGASPFRRTSTWSTLNAIVVEPLPEPRNAGPLTEALRQLLHKDPAQRPDARTAARLLTAVADGQDPAAPLTDGAGTVTAGPSGPSGPSAGHGGAPHLWVPTEPAAVPPPPGAGAGHAAAGATGPAGAYGFGGPHPYGTAGGPAAGPAAGPGAASGFGFGGPVPHDGTGGQGTVPTGGGPQGPAAPGPWPPAPAEATAAAAGGAAPHGVPAGATVPSRRAGRTGRRRSGALVAAAVAAVLLVGGGVTYALVGPGGGGTEREQLADGQAPAGPGADEGRVLDPGAPGTAGKATGSGSPSASASPSKDATKSASPSPSAKTSKAPLPGGTSGGTTGGSTGGSGGTGGATGGSTTTGGGGGGGAAPPPAPVCFSRGDGKYDCQVWRTEKTYSHGGGQMGVLNAGTNYFYCQANLGRRETYGQWTNVWWARTDDDSGNTNVYFSVVYLKGGDNDQPLPGLPVC encoded by the coding sequence GTGTCTTCGGGGGAGAACGAACGGCTCGCCGGCCGCTACCGCGTCGTGCGGCAGCTCGGGCGCGGCGGCATGGGAATCGTCTGGCGCGCGGTCGACGAGGTCCTCGGCCGCGAGGTGGCCGTCAAGGAACTGCGCACCTACAACGACGCCTCGGGCCCCGAGCTCGACGACCTGCGCCTGCGCATGCAGCGCGAGGCGCGGGCCGCGGCCCGGGTCCGCCACCCCGGAGTCGTCGCCGTCCACGACGTCACCGAGCACCAGGGCCGCCCCGTCATCGTCATGGAGCTCGTCGACGGGCCCTCGCTCGACGGAGTCCTCGGCGAGCGCGGCACCCTGCCACCGCGCGAGGCCGCGCGGATCGGCGCCGCCGTCCTCGAGGCCCTGGCCGCCGCCCACGACGTCGGCGTCCTCCACCGCGACGTCAAGCCCGGCAACGTCCTGCTCGACCGGTCGGGCCGCATCGTCCTCACCGACTTCGGCATCGCCGCCATGGACGACCCCGGCGACGGGTCCGCCACCCATCTCACGCGCAGCGGCGAGATCGTCGGCTCCCTGGACTACCTGGCGCCCGAGCGCGCCCAGGGGCAGCAGCCCGGTCCCGCCTCGGACGTCTGGGCGCTCGGCGCCACCCTGTACGCGGCGGTCGAGGGCGCCTCGCCGTTCCGCCGCACCTCCACCTGGTCCACGCTCAACGCCATCGTCGTCGAGCCCCTGCCCGAGCCCCGCAACGCGGGACCGCTCACCGAGGCCCTGCGGCAGCTCCTGCACAAGGACCCGGCCCAGCGCCCCGACGCCCGTACGGCGGCCCGTCTGCTGACGGCCGTGGCCGACGGCCAGGACCCCGCGGCTCCTCTGACGGACGGCGCGGGCACGGTCACCGCCGGCCCGTCCGGCCCGTCCGGCCCGTCCGCCGGGCACGGCGGGGCCCCGCACCTGTGGGTGCCGACCGAGCCCGCCGCCGTACCGCCGCCTCCCGGGGCCGGTGCGGGTCATGCGGCGGCCGGCGCCACCGGTCCGGCGGGCGCCTACGGGTTCGGGGGACCGCACCCGTACGGCACGGCGGGCGGTCCGGCCGCCGGCCCGGCCGCCGGCCCGGGCGCCGCGTCCGGCTTCGGTTTCGGCGGGCCGGTCCCTCACGACGGGACCGGCGGCCAGGGCACGGTGCCGACGGGAGGCGGTCCGCAGGGTCCCGCGGCCCCCGGTCCGTGGCCTCCGGCGCCCGCCGAGGCGACGGCCGCGGCGGCCGGCGGAGCCGCACCGCACGGCGTCCCGGCCGGGGCCACCGTCCCGAGCCGACGAGCCGGCCGGACCGGGCGGCGCCGTTCCGGGGCGCTGGTCGCCGCCGCGGTGGCCGCCGTCCTGCTGGTCGGCGGCGGCGTCACGTACGCCCTCGTCGGACCGGGCGGCGGCGGTACGGAGCGGGAGCAGCTCGCCGACGGGCAGGCACCGGCCGGCCCCGGCGCCGACGAGGGCCGCGTGCTCGACCCCGGCGCCCCGGGAACGGCCGGGAAGGCCACCGGCAGCGGGAGCCCGTCCGCGTCCGCCTCGCCGTCGAAGGACGCCACGAAGTCCGCCTCCCCCTCGCCCTCCGCCAAGACCTCCAAGGCGCCCCTTCCGGGCGGCACGTCCGGCGGCACGACGGGCGGGAGCACCGGCGGCAGCGGCGGCACCGGCGGGGCGACCGGCGGCTCGACCACGACCGGCGGTGGCGGAGGAGGCGGGGCGGCGCCGCCCCCCGCGCCGGTCTGCTTCTCGCGGGGCGACGGGAAGTACGACTGCCAGGTGTGGCGCACCGAGAAGACCTACAGCCACGGAGGCGGCCAGATGGGCGTCCTCAACGCCGGCACGAACTACTTCTACTGCCAGGCGAACCTCGGCCGCCGCGAGACGTACGGCCAGTGGACCAACGTCTGGTGGGCCAGGACCGACGACGACAGCGGCAACACCAACGTGTACTTCAGCGTCGTCTACCTCAAGGGCGGCGACAACGACCAGCCGCTGCCGGGCCTGCCGGTCTGCTGA
- a CDS encoding electron transfer flavoprotein subunit alpha/FixB family protein gives MAEILVYVDHVDGAVRKPTLELLTLARRLGEPVAVALGNGAADTAAALAEHGAVKVLTADAPEFADYLVVPKVDALQAAYEAVSPAAVLVPSSAEGKEVAARLAVRIGSGIITDAVDLEAGAEGPVATQSAFAASYTTKSRVSKGTPVITVKPNSAPVEAAPAAGTVEALSVSFSEKATGTKITARTPRESTGRPELTEAAIVVSGGRGVNGAENFAIIEALADSLGAAVGASRAAVDAGWYPHSNQVGQTGKSVSPQLYIAAGISGAIQHRAGMQTSKTIVAINKDAEAPIFDLVDYGVVGDLFEVVPTLTEEVKTRKG, from the coding sequence ATGGCTGAGATTCTCGTCTACGTCGACCACGTCGACGGAGCCGTCCGCAAGCCCACCCTGGAGCTGCTGACGCTGGCCCGCCGCCTGGGCGAGCCGGTCGCCGTCGCCCTCGGCAACGGTGCCGCCGACACCGCCGCCGCCCTCGCCGAGCACGGTGCCGTCAAGGTCCTCACCGCCGACGCCCCCGAGTTCGCCGACTACCTCGTCGTCCCGAAGGTCGACGCCCTCCAGGCCGCGTACGAGGCCGTGTCCCCGGCCGCCGTGCTCGTCCCGTCCTCCGCCGAGGGCAAGGAGGTCGCCGCCCGCCTCGCGGTCCGCATCGGCTCCGGCATCATCACCGACGCCGTGGACCTGGAGGCCGGTGCCGAGGGCCCGGTCGCGACGCAGTCCGCGTTCGCCGCCTCGTACACCACCAAGTCCCGCGTCTCCAAGGGCACCCCGGTCATCACGGTCAAGCCGAACTCGGCCCCCGTCGAGGCCGCCCCGGCCGCCGGCACCGTCGAGGCGCTGTCCGTCTCCTTCTCGGAGAAGGCCACCGGCACCAAGATCACCGCCCGCACCCCGCGCGAGTCCACCGGCCGCCCGGAGCTGACCGAGGCCGCGATCGTGGTCTCCGGCGGCCGTGGCGTCAACGGTGCCGAGAACTTCGCGATCATCGAGGCGCTCGCCGACTCCCTCGGCGCGGCCGTCGGCGCCTCCCGCGCCGCCGTCGACGCCGGCTGGTACCCGCACTCCAACCAGGTCGGCCAGACCGGCAAGTCGGTCTCCCCGCAGCTCTACATCGCCGCGGGCATCTCCGGTGCCATCCAGCACCGCGCCGGCATGCAGACCTCCAAGACCATCGTCGCCATCAACAAGGACGCCGAGGCGCCGATCTTCGACCTCGTCGACTACGGCGTGGTGGGCGACCTCTTCGAGGTCGTGCCGACCCTCACCGAAGAGGTCAAGACCCGCAAGGGCTGA
- a CDS encoding TlpA family protein disulfide reductase, with protein sequence MTEVLGAAELGAELGERATLVQFSTAFCQPCRATRRTLAEVAAMVEGVGHVEIDAEERLDLVRDLGIVRTPTVLVLDRSGRIVRRAAGQPRKADVIAALGRAV encoded by the coding sequence ATGACCGAGGTGCTGGGCGCGGCGGAGCTGGGCGCCGAGCTGGGGGAGCGGGCCACCCTGGTCCAGTTCTCGACCGCCTTCTGCCAGCCCTGCCGGGCCACCCGCCGGACCCTCGCCGAGGTGGCCGCCATGGTCGAGGGCGTCGGGCACGTCGAGATCGACGCCGAGGAGCGCCTCGATCTCGTACGGGACCTGGGCATCGTCCGCACACCCACGGTGCTGGTCCTCGACCGGTCCGGCCGGATCGTCCGCAGGGCCGCCGGGCAGCCCCGCAAGGCCGACGTCATCGCCGCCCTCGGGCGCGCGGTCTGA
- a CDS encoding ROK family protein: MRTDLVVALDIGGTKIAGALVDAGGRIRVRAQRPTPAREDGETVMGAVADVLDALSGSPLWASAGAVGIGSAGPVDASAGTVSPVNVPGWRGFPLVERVHRATGGRPVTLVGDGVAMTAAEHWQGAARGHDNALCLVVSTGVGGGLVLDGRLHPGPTGNAGHIGHISVDLDGDPCACGGRGCVERIASGPHIARRALADGWRPGPDGDSSAAAVAAAARAGDPVAVASFERAARALAAGIAATATLVEVDIAVIGGGVAGAGEVLFAPLRRSLRSYATLSFVRGLTVVPALTGTDAGLLGAAAAALPRGTVH; the protein is encoded by the coding sequence ATGCGCACTGACCTCGTCGTCGCCCTCGACATCGGCGGCACCAAGATCGCCGGAGCGCTGGTCGACGCCGGGGGCCGGATCCGGGTGCGGGCCCAGCGGCCCACGCCCGCGCGGGAGGACGGCGAGACGGTGATGGGCGCGGTGGCGGACGTGCTCGACGCACTCTCCGGCTCGCCGCTGTGGGCGTCGGCGGGAGCCGTCGGCATCGGCAGCGCAGGCCCGGTCGACGCCTCGGCCGGCACCGTCAGCCCGGTCAACGTCCCCGGCTGGCGCGGCTTCCCGCTCGTCGAACGGGTCCACCGGGCCACCGGCGGACGGCCCGTCACCCTCGTCGGCGACGGCGTCGCCATGACCGCCGCCGAGCACTGGCAGGGCGCGGCGCGCGGCCACGACAACGCGCTGTGCCTCGTCGTCTCCACGGGCGTCGGCGGCGGACTCGTCCTCGACGGCCGCCTCCACCCCGGCCCCACCGGCAACGCCGGTCACATCGGCCACATCAGCGTCGACCTCGACGGCGACCCGTGCGCCTGCGGTGGACGCGGCTGCGTCGAACGGATCGCCAGCGGCCCCCACATCGCCCGCCGCGCCCTGGCCGACGGCTGGCGGCCCGGACCCGACGGCGACTCCTCGGCCGCCGCCGTGGCCGCCGCCGCCCGGGCGGGCGACCCCGTGGCCGTCGCCTCCTTCGAACGAGCCGCCCGGGCCCTCGCGGCCGGGATCGCCGCGACCGCCACCCTCGTCGAGGTCGACATTGCGGTGATCGGCGGGGGAGTGGCCGGCGCGGGCGAGGTCCTCTTCGCGCCGCTGCGGCGCAGCCTCCGCTCCTACGCCACGCTCTCCTTCGTGCGGGGACTCACCGTGGTCCCCGCCCTCACCGGCACGGACGCCGGTCTGCTGGGCGCCGCCGCCGCGGCGCTGCCGCGGGGCACCGTCCACTGA
- a CDS encoding NUDIX hydrolase — MIVWINGAFGAGKSSTARELVDLIPNSTLYDPELTGGTIARMLPRKRLAEVTDFQDLPIWRRMVVDTAAALLAEMGGVLVVPMTLLRQDYRDEIFGGLAARRIDVRHVVLTPDETILRGRIDSRAAFADDADPDETGAGTPHGGESAAEAVARARRWCLDHIDPFHAALDGWLSADAYAVDNSALTAAETARAVADAVAAGRAAPCGIVQTPEPTGETLAAGVLLFDEQDRFLLVDPTYKPGWEFPGGVVERGEPPARAGMREVAEEIGLELDAVPRLLLVDWERPQPPGHGGLRLLFDGGRLEAADADRLLLPGAELRAWRFVTEEEAADLLPPVRYRRLRWALRARERGTVLNLEAGVPVG, encoded by the coding sequence GTGATCGTCTGGATCAACGGTGCGTTCGGCGCGGGGAAGTCCAGTACCGCGCGCGAGCTGGTCGATCTGATCCCGAACAGCACGCTGTACGACCCGGAGCTCACCGGCGGCACCATCGCCCGGATGCTCCCGCGCAAGCGCCTCGCGGAGGTGACCGACTTCCAGGACCTGCCGATCTGGCGCCGCATGGTCGTGGACACCGCCGCCGCGCTGCTCGCAGAGATGGGCGGCGTCCTCGTCGTACCGATGACCCTGCTCCGGCAGGACTACCGGGACGAGATCTTCGGCGGGCTCGCCGCCCGGCGGATCGACGTGCGGCACGTGGTGCTCACCCCCGACGAAACGATCCTGCGTGGCCGGATCGACAGCCGGGCCGCCTTCGCGGACGACGCGGACCCCGACGAGACCGGTGCCGGGACCCCGCACGGCGGCGAGAGCGCCGCCGAGGCCGTCGCCCGTGCCCGCCGCTGGTGCCTCGACCACATCGACCCCTTCCACGCCGCGCTCGACGGCTGGCTCTCCGCCGACGCCTACGCCGTCGACAACTCCGCGCTGACCGCTGCCGAGACCGCCCGGGCCGTCGCCGACGCCGTAGCCGCCGGGCGCGCCGCACCCTGTGGCATCGTCCAGACCCCGGAACCGACCGGCGAGACCCTGGCGGCGGGCGTGCTCCTCTTCGACGAACAGGACCGTTTCCTGCTCGTCGACCCCACCTACAAGCCCGGCTGGGAGTTCCCCGGCGGCGTCGTCGAGCGCGGCGAGCCGCCCGCCCGCGCCGGGATGCGGGAAGTGGCCGAGGAGATCGGCCTCGAACTCGACGCCGTCCCCCGCCTCCTCCTCGTCGACTGGGAGCGGCCGCAGCCTCCCGGTCACGGCGGGCTGCGCCTCCTCTTCGACGGCGGCCGGCTGGAGGCCGCCGACGCCGACCGCCTCCTGCTGCCCGGCGCCGAACTCCGCGCCTGGCGCTTCGTCACCGAGGAGGAGGCCGCCGACCTGCTGCCCCCGGTCCGCTACCGCCGTCTCCGCTGGGCCCTCCGCGCCCGCGAACGCGGCACCGTCCTGAACCTGGAGGCGGGCGTCCCGGTGGGCTGA